CGTGCTGCTCGGCACGGGTGACGAGTGAGGGGGACCGCGATGTTCCGCACCATGCTCAAGTCGAAGATCCACCGCGCCACCGTCACGCAGGCCGACCTGCACTACGTCGGCTCGGTCACGGTGGACGAGGACCTGATGGAGGCCGCCGACCTGCTCGCGGGCGAGCAGGTCGCGATCGTGGACGTCACCAACGGCGCGCGCCTGGAGACCTACGTCATCCCGGGCGAGCGCGGCAGCGGCGTGATCGGCATCAACGGCGCGGCCGCGCACCTGGTCAAGCCGGGCGACCTGGTCATCCTGATCGCCTACGGCCAGATGGACGACGCCGAGGCGCGCTCGTACCGGCCGAAGGTGGTCTTCGTCGACGCCGGCAACAAGGTCGTCGAGCTGGGCGCCGACCCCGCGCACGCCCCGGAGGGCTCCGGCCTGCTCAGCGGCGCGGTGACGGTCCCGGCCGAGACCGAGGACGCGGCGGCGCTCGACGCGCTGATCCAGGCCGAGAACTAGGGGGACCGGAGTGCTGCTCGCCGTCGACGTCGGCAACACCAACATCGTGCTGGGCCTGTACGACGGCACCGGGGACAAGGCCGCGCTGGTCCGCGACTGGCGGATGCGCACCGACGCCCGGATGACCGCCGACGAGCTGGCGCTGACCATGCGCGGCCTGCTCGGCGAGTACGCGGACAAGATCACCGGCATCTCGGCGCTGTCCACCGTGCCCGCGGTGCTGCGCGAGCTGCGCGTGATGCTGGGCCGCTACTACTCGTCCGTGCCGAAGGTGCTGGTCGAGCCGGGCGTGCGCACCGGCGTGCCGCTGCTGGTGGACAACCCCAAGGAGGTCGGCTCCGACCGGGTGATCAACACGCTGGCCGCGCACCACCTGCACAGCACCGCGTGCGTGGTGGTGGACTTCGGCACGTCCACGAACCTGGACGTGATCTCGGCCAGGGGCGAGTTCCTGGGCGGCGCGCTGGCGCCGGGCATCGAGATCTCGGTGGACGCGCTGGCCGCGCGCGCCGCGCAGCTGCGCAAGGTGGAGCTGGTGCGGCCCCGGTCGGTGATCGGCAAGAACACCGTGGAGTGCCTGCAGTCCGGCATCGTCTACGGGTTCGTCGGCCAGGTCGACGGCCTGGTGCGGCGGATCGTGGCCGAGCTCCAGTCGAGCGACCCGGGCCCGGTGACGGTCATCGCCACCGGCGGCCTCGCGCCCCTGGTGGTGGGCGAGTCCGCCACCATCCAGGGGCACGTGCCGGACCTGACGCTGCTGGGGCTGCGCCTGGTGTTCGAGCGGAACATGCGCTGAGGCGTCAGGCGGTCGCCCGGAGCGCCCGCACGACGTAGGTGAGCAGGGGCAGGTCGAACTCGCCCCGCGTCTCCGGCCGGGACCGGAGGAACGCGAGCATCCGGGCGTTGACCTCCTCGCGCTCCTCCGCCGGGACCACCAGCAGGTGCGAGTGGGTGTTGAGGGTGGCCACCAGGGACTCGGCGGTGCGCCGGTGGGAGTGCCGGAAGGTCTCCTCCGCCCGGTCGGCGAACAGCCCGTGGTCGGGCAGCCAGTCGAGGTCCAGGTCCCGCGCGCGGGCGCTGGACCCGGACGCCTCCTTGAACTCCGCGACCCACGGCACCGACAGGTCGTCGTCGTTCCACAGGGCGGCCAGCACGCCGCCGGGCCGCAGCACGCGGGCGATCTCCGGCAGGGCGCGCGGCGGGTCGAACCAGTGGAAAGCCTGCCCCACCAGCACGGCGTCCACGCTGCCGTCGGGCAGGGGGATGCGCTCGGCGCTGCCGGGCAGCGCGCGCACCGCGCCGTGCCGGCGCACCAGCTCGGCGAGCATCCCCTCGTCCGGCTCGACCGCGGTGACGTGGTGGCCCTCGGCGACCAGGACGCCGGTCAGCTTGCCGGTGCCGGCGGCCAGGTCCAGCACCTCGCGGCGGCCGGGTCCCAGCGGTGCCAGGGCCCACCGGACCGCGGTGGCGGGGTAGTCGGGTCGGTGTTCGGCGTAGGCCGCGGCGTGCGCTCCGAAGGAGTTCGCCCGCCGGGCGCGCAAGTCGTCTCCCGTCATCGACCCGAGCCTAGCGAGATCCGGTTCGATCGCCCCGGGGGTTCTTCCGTACCCTTGCTCCCCGTGAGCGAACAGCCGGCGACCCCTTCCGCGACCAGCGACGACGACCTCCCCGAGCAGATGCGGGTGCGCCGCGAGAAGCGGGCGCGGCTGCTGGAGCGCGGCGTCGACCCCTACCCGGTCGAAGTGCCCCGCACGCACACGCTGCGCGAGGTGCGCGAGGCCCACCAGGGGCTGGAGCCCGACACGAGGACCGGGGACGTGGTGGGCGTGACCGGCCGGGTCATGTTCATCCGCAACACCGGCAAGCTGTGCTTCGCGACGCTGCGCGAGGGCGACGGCACCGAACTCCAGGCGATGCTGAGCCTGGACGGCGTCGGCGAGACCGCCCTGGCCGAATGGAAGTCCGACGTCGACTTGGGCGACCACGTATTCGTGCGCGGCGAGGTCATCACGTCCCGGCGCGGCGAACTGTCCGTGCTGGCCGGCGAGTGGCGGTTGGCCGCGAAGGCGCTGCGCCCGCTCCCGGTCGCGCACAAGGAACTCGCCGAGGAAACCCGCATTCGGCAGCGCTACGTGGACCTGATCGTGCGCGAGCAGGCCAGGAACACGGTGCGCAACCGGGCCGCCGTGGTCCGGTCCTTGCGGGAGTCGTTCCACCGGCGCGGTTTCGTCGAAGTCGAGACCCCGATGTTGCAGACGTTGCAGGGCGGCGCGACCGCCCGCCCGTTCGTGACGCACTCCAACGCCCTGGACATCGACCTGTTCCTGCGCATCGCGCCGGAGCTGTACCTGAAGCGGTGCGTGGTCGGCGGTATCGAGAAGGTCTTCGAGATCAACCGCAACTTCCGCAACGAGGGCATGGACTCGTCCCATTCGCCGGAGTTCTCCATGTTGGAGTACTACGAGGCGTACGCCACCTACGACACCAACGCGGTGCTGACCCGGGAGCTGGTGCAGGAGGCCGCGCTGGCGGTGGCCGGCTCGCACGTGGTGACGCTGGCCGACGGCGAGGAGTACGACCTCGGCGGCGAGTGGACCACGCTGAGCATGTACGACTCGCTGTCCGCGGCGGCCGGCGAGGAGGTCACGCCCGAGACCTCCGCCGAGGCGCTGCGCAAGCTCGCCGAGAAGTCCGGCCTGGAGCCGGACCCCAAGCTGGGCCACGGCAAGCTGGTCGAGGAGCTGTGGGAGCACCTGGTGGGCCACGGCCTGCACGCGCCGACCTTTGTGCGCGATTTCCCGGTCGAGACCTCCCCGCTCACCCGGCAGC
This portion of the Saccharothrix syringae genome encodes:
- the lysS gene encoding lysine--tRNA ligase — encoded protein: MSEQPATPSATSDDDLPEQMRVRREKRARLLERGVDPYPVEVPRTHTLREVREAHQGLEPDTRTGDVVGVTGRVMFIRNTGKLCFATLREGDGTELQAMLSLDGVGETALAEWKSDVDLGDHVFVRGEVITSRRGELSVLAGEWRLAAKALRPLPVAHKELAEETRIRQRYVDLIVREQARNTVRNRAAVVRSLRESFHRRGFVEVETPMLQTLQGGATARPFVTHSNALDIDLFLRIAPELYLKRCVVGGIEKVFEINRNFRNEGMDSSHSPEFSMLEYYEAYATYDTNAVLTRELVQEAALAVAGSHVVTLADGEEYDLGGEWTTLSMYDSLSAAAGEEVTPETSAEALRKLAEKSGLEPDPKLGHGKLVEELWEHLVGHGLHAPTFVRDFPVETSPLTRQHRTRPGVAEKWDLYVRGFELATGYSELVDPVVERERLEAQARLAATGDAEAMPVDEDFLRSLEYGMPPSGGVGMGIDRLLMALTGLGIRETILFPLVRPE
- the panD gene encoding aspartate 1-decarboxylase gives rise to the protein MFRTMLKSKIHRATVTQADLHYVGSVTVDEDLMEAADLLAGEQVAIVDVTNGARLETYVIPGERGSGVIGINGAAAHLVKPGDLVILIAYGQMDDAEARSYRPKVVFVDAGNKVVELGADPAHAPEGSGLLSGAVTVPAETEDAAALDALIQAEN
- a CDS encoding type III pantothenate kinase; this encodes MLLAVDVGNTNIVLGLYDGTGDKAALVRDWRMRTDARMTADELALTMRGLLGEYADKITGISALSTVPAVLRELRVMLGRYYSSVPKVLVEPGVRTGVPLLVDNPKEVGSDRVINTLAAHHLHSTACVVVDFGTSTNLDVISARGEFLGGALAPGIEISVDALAARAAQLRKVELVRPRSVIGKNTVECLQSGIVYGFVGQVDGLVRRIVAELQSSDPGPVTVIATGGLAPLVVGESATIQGHVPDLTLLGLRLVFERNMR
- a CDS encoding class I SAM-dependent methyltransferase, producing the protein MTGDDLRARRANSFGAHAAAYAEHRPDYPATAVRWALAPLGPGRREVLDLAAGTGKLTGVLVAEGHHVTAVEPDEGMLAELVRRHGAVRALPGSAERIPLPDGSVDAVLVGQAFHWFDPPRALPEIARVLRPGGVLAALWNDDDLSVPWVAEFKEASGSSARARDLDLDWLPDHGLFADRAEETFRHSHRRTAESLVATLNTHSHLLVVPAEEREEVNARMLAFLRSRPETRGEFDLPLLTYVVRALRATA